CGGGCGTGTCGGGGTGGTAGGCGAAGGCCTCGTAGTACGCGCGGAGCTCGGCGAGGAGGTACCCCAGGTGAATCCCGCCGAGATACGTCACCTCGCGCGGCGAGACCGGACCGCCGGGGCCGAAGATCGACGTGTGCACGCCGGGCGACGCCTCACGCGATGCAGCCTCGGCGGCCGCTCGCAACCCTCCGTCGTCGACGTCTCGCGCAAGCGCGGCGACCTCGTCGTGCCAGCCCTCCCGCGGACTCTCGAAGAGCAGCGCCAGCAGACGCCATTCGGCCGCCTGACGCAGAAGCGCGATCTGCGGCTCGCTCAGCGTACGCGTCGTGGCGCTCATGACTCCTCCGCGCGCGCGACGAGCGGAATCCAGCCCGTGCGCATCTTCCGCGCGCCGACCTCGCCTTCCGAGCCCTGCCACACCGCGAAGGCAATGTGGGTGCGCTGGCCCGGACCAACGCCGGCCGGCCACGACCGGCTGATCACGACCGACCAGCCGTTTCGGCCGTGGACGCCCCGGCCGTTCGAGCCGCGTGAGGGACCGGGCTCGAGCGTGCCGGGACCGGCGGCGACGAGGTCCTCGACCGGGGTCTCGCGCGGCCCGGCGCGCACGTTGCCGAGCGCACGCGCCGGCGCGTAGCGCCGCGCCATTTCCTGCTGCGCGGCCGAGCCGGGCTCGAGCGACCCCGCCTCGAACGGGTAGTGATCGATGGAGGCGTTCGGATGGAAATCGCGGATGGTGTCGCCGCGGCCGTCGACCGACGCCTGCCAGTCGGCCCGCCAGTAGGTGACCTCGACGATGCGGCCGTCCTCGCCCATCTGAGGCGCGGGCGGGTCGGCCGCGAGCGCCTCCGGAATCTGCACCGCGCACGCGTCGACCATCCGAGAGGACGCCGGAACGTCGTCCTTGGTCGCGTCGGCCCACTCGAGGCGGAAGACGACCTCGCGGCCGTTCGTGAGCGCGCGCACGCGCACCTCGTCGGTCGTCGGCACGAGCAGCCGAGGCTCGACGAGATCCTGCGGCACCATCTTCGCGACGTGCTCGGGCGCCGAGTCCCAGGCCCGGTCGTCGGGCGCCGTGGGCAGCGAGGCGACCGACATCGCGACCACCTCGGGCACGACCTGCGTCTTCTTGCCGCAGCCGGCGGCGAGGACGGCCGCGAGCAGGGCGACGGCGACCACGTGGGGGCTCAGTTGCGTTGACTGCGGAGCCAGCCGCGAGCGGGTGGCGCCGCCGGGGCCCCCGCCGCGCGGACGGTGCGCGGTGGGGTGGCCGCGGGTGGGGCTGTCCGGCGACAGGACCCGCCGCGCTGTGTCAACGCAAGTGAGTGCCTCGAACCGGAGGAATCTTCGTCTCATCACACCCTCGCTATGGACAGTTCGTCCTGACGAGCAGGTTCTTCACGTCCTGGGCGGGCCGCACGTGCACCGGCTCGTTGAGCGGCACGCGCACGACCTCGCTCCCCTTCTCGTCGGTGCCGGTCACGAGATCCCCCTGGCGGCGCCAGCGCGTGACGATCGCCTCGGTCGAGCCGAAGAGGCACAGGAGGCCGGCGAGATCCTTGTCCTGCGGCGCCTTCCGGTAGGCCTCGACCGCAGCCGCCGAACCCGGGCCGAAGAGCTGGTCGTTGAACGACATCGGCGCGTGGATGGGCGGGATGTAGTAGACGTTCGGCTCGAGGCCGAGCTGCGGAAAGAGCGGCAACGCGACCTTCCGGACGTGTACCAGGTAGTCGATGGGGTTGTCGGCGCGCGCCTCGTTCGGCTTCGACAGCCAGCCAGCGAGCCGGATCTTGCCGATGCAGTTGACGAAGCACTGCGGCTGGATGCCGAGCTCGATCTTGGGGAAGCAGGCGATGCACTTCTCCGAGGTGCCCGTCATCTGGTTGAAGAACACCTTCTTGTACGGGCACGCCCGCACGCATTCCTGGTAGCCACGGCATCGGCCCTGATCGACGAGGACGATGCCGTCTTCCTTGCGCTTGTAGATCGAGCCGCGCGGGCAGGCCGAGAGGCACGCCGGGTACGTGCAGTGGTTGCAAATGCGCGCCAGGTAGAAGAACCAGCTCATGTGGGTCCCCGACATCATGGCACCGTGATCCACCTGGCCCGCGCAGTCGTCCTCGCCGACGTTCGGGTACGCGTAGTCCTGTTCTTCCGGGCGCCAGCCGAGCACACGCTCGCCGGCCGGCGCCGACTCGAAGATCGTCTGCCCCTCGTAGCGCGAGCCGTTCCAGCGCTGGCCGTCGAGCATCTCGAGCAGCTTCAGGTCGTAGGCGAGCGGGTACGACCCGTACGGCTTCGTCTCGACGTTGTTCCAGAGCATGTACTCCTGGCCTTTGCCCGACGTCCACGTCGTCTTGCAGGCCAGCGTGCAGGTCTGGCATGCGATGCACTTGTTGGTGTCGAAGACGGCCGCGAACTGCCGATCGGGCCGGCTCTCCGGATACCAGTACGACATCTCCCGTCCGAGCTGCCAGTTGTAGACGCGAGCCATCAGACGTTCTCCCCACGCTTGCCGACGAAGCCGCCGGCCAGGTACTTCTTCATGGCGTCCGACTCGTAGCGGGGCCTGATGCCGAGGGCGGCCGGCCGCCACAACCCCTGCTTCTCGAGGCCACCGGGCTCGGCGCGCGTGATCTTCACGATCGCCTCACGCGGCGCGCCGGTCGGACAGTGGATGTCGGGCTCGAACCCCTTGCGCAGGCCCTGGCCGAACATCGTCTTGTGCACGAGCGAGTCGGTCATCCAGGTGGGCTTGAGCCAGCCGCGCGTCGCCGACTGGTGCGACCCGGATCGGAACATCGCCTGGTAGCCCGTCCTCGGGTTCTTCGCGAGGCCGTCGGCCCTGCCGCGCTGGCCGTCGACCGAACCTGGCGTCGCCGTGTACATGTTGAACCACATGCGCGTGACGCCCCGCGGTGTGCCCGGGTAGTACCGCGCGCGGCACAGCAGACGTGCGAACTCCATGTCGCGCGTGTTCTTCTCCCAGCCGCGGAACGGCCGGTCCTCCGGGTCCGGGTCGATCCACACGTAGTCGCCGTCGTCGACGCCGAGGTCCTTCGCATCCGACGGGTTGATGTCGACGTATCCCTCGGTGACGAAGGGGCTGCGCTTGTCGTGGCGATAGAGGTCGCCGAAGGGCCCGAAGAGCACCGCAATCATGTCGGTGTCGATGGGCGTGGTGTGCGACCCGTGGCGGTACTTGGGCGTGTGGAAGATGAAGCTGAAGCCCTCTTTCGCCCGCGGGTGCTTCGTCTGGCGCGTCTCGGCCCACGTCAGCACGACGTTGCGCCCGCACCGCGTCTCGCACGAGAGGTCGTCGCGTCGCGCGCCGTACTCCTCGGGCTGGGTGGCCCGGATGGCCTCGTGCTTCGGCGCGACGATGACGTTCGGCTCGTAGAACGTCGAGTCGACCGGCTCGCGATGCACCGGCAGGTTCTCACCCGCCTCGATGAACTCGTCCTCGTCGCGGTAGAACTCGAGCCGTCCGCTCTTCGTGTACCAGGGCTTCGAGTCGACCACCTGGTCGTAGCCGACCACCTTCGGCGACGTCCGGCTGTTGAGCAGCGCCGGCACTCCCCGGATCGCCTTCTCGTGGAGGTCTTCGAAGCGGTAGCCCTTCGTGTTGGTCGAGTGGTCGAGCACGCGCTGCAGGTACACGTCGGCGCGCCCCTCGTCGACGAACCGCCAGTAGTCGCGGAAGCGGCGGTCGCCGGTCAGCTCGGCGAGCTTCGCGCCGACGAGGGCCAGGATCTCGATGTCGCCCTTGGAATCGAACACCCGTTCGATCGGCGTCTTCGGGAAGACCGCGAGGAAGGGGTTGGTCACCGACGCGGTCATGTCGGGGTGCTTCAGCTCGGCCCACGAGTCGACGCCGAACACGAGGTCGGCCCACTCGCACGAGGCCGACCACCACCACTCGTGCACGGCGATCATCTCGATGCGGGGCAGCACGTTGAGCACCGTGTTGAAGTGCCACTTCACGTTGCCGAGAATCGAGTTCGCGTTGGCGAACCACATCGATTTCGTGGGCGCCGGGATGTGCGTCGACCCGGTGAGCAGCGTGTGGCCGACCTTGAGCGGATGGTCTTCGTGGTTGTAGTAGTGGGCCGATTCGGCACGCCAGTACTGCCGGGGTCTCGCGGGCTTCGCCGCGTCGAGCTCGATGTCGAACGGATTCTCGTTGATGTACTGGGGACAGCCGTTGAAGAGGGCCGTGCGGTAGTTGCCGGCGTACGACCCGATGTTGCCGCCGACCTTCCCGATGTTGCCCGTGAGCGCCGCGACGAGCATCGTGTCGCGGTCCTTGTTGTCGCTGTTGAAGAACTGGTTGGGGCCCATGCCGAGCGCGAAGAGCGTGGTGCCGGGGGCTCGCGCGATGTGGCGGGCGAGCTGCTGCACGGCCGCGGCCGGCGCCCAGGTGATCTCCTCGGTCGTCTTCGGATCGAAGTGCGCCGCGTACTCCTTCACGAGATCGAACACGGGCCGGCATCGCACCGTCGTGCCGTCGTGCAGCCGCACCTCCACGCTGCCCTCGAGCTGCGGATCGACGACAGGCGAGGCTTGGCCCACCATGTCGCGCGAGAGAGGCCTCGGCCCGCTGGCACGACGGTCCCACCAGACGAAGTCGCCCCACTCGGCGCGCATCTCGCTCGTGACGACCGCCTTGGTCTGCGCGATCGGCGGCGGCTCGCGGTCGCCCTTCTCGAGCACCTGCGTCTGCTTCAGCTCGGCGAGCCCCGGCCCGAACACCTCCTCGGCCCGGAGGTGCTTCAACGTGTCCATCCGGACGAGGACCGGCAGGTCGGTCCACTGCTTCACGTAGTCGGCGTCGTAGAGCCGGTCGCGGAAGAGCACGTGCGCCAGGCCGAGCGCGAGCGCAGGGGTGGTGCCCGGCCGCACCACGATGACGTCGTCGCCCTTGCACGCCGTCGCCGAGTACTCGCACGCGATCACGACGACCTTCGTGCCCTTCAGGCGCGCCTCCGTCAGCCAGTGCGCGTCGGGCATCTTCGTCGTGATCCAGTTCATGCCCCACACGACCACCGTCTGGCAGTGCTCGACGGCCGACAGGTCCCACTCCACCGTCTGCTGCCCGCTCACCATCGGATGGCCGGGCGGCAGGTCGGTGTGCCACGAGTAGTTGTCGAACCCCTTCGCGCCGAGCGCCGCATCGGGGCCGACCTTGCGCACGTGCGCGTCGAGCAGCGCCATCGAGTTGGCGAGCCGGTACAGGCCGAAGACGCGCGTCACGCCGAGCAGCGGCATCCCGCCACGGAACTTCATCGTCTGGACGCCGGCGCCGCGCGTGGCATCGACGACGACCTCGTCGTACTTCTGGGCCAGCAGCCGCTTCCGACCCTCGTCGCCGCTGTAGGTCTCGGCGATGTTCTTGGCGACGGCCGCGGCGATGGTCGCGCCTTCGTCATGGGTGATCCGCACCCACTCGTCGCGGCCGCGGTTGAAGTACTGCCGCTCGGGCAGGCCGTCGGCCTGCCGCGGGAAGCCGGCCTCGTACCACTGCTTGAAGCCCGCCCGCACCATGCAGCCGTTCACCCGCCTGTCGCCGTAGAAGCGGCGCGTGAGGGCGAGGCCCTTCTGGCACACCCTCGGATCCCACCGGCTCGTCGTCTTGTTGCCGAGGAGGTCCTCCGCCTGCCCGTACTTCATCGTCGGTCCGATGCGGACCACGACGCCATTGCGCACGTAGGCATTGAGCAGGCAGTTGTGCGTGTCGTTGGGCGCGCACGTGAAGGTGAACGTCGAGTCGTACTTCCACAGGTCGCGATAGACCCGCTCCCACCCGCGGTCCGGGTACGACGCCAGCGGGTTGTCCGGCGCCGAGAGGCCCCAGACGTCGACCGTCGACGCCACGAGCCCGCCGAGGCCCGCGGCCGTCATCATCCCGAAGAAGTCCCTGCGGGGAATCTGCGTGCTCATGGCACCTCTCCCTGAAGCGCGCGAAGGTGCGCCACGACGGCCTCGATGTCGTGGCGGGCGAGCGCCGGCCGGACCGGCGTCGCGGTGAGGAATCCGGGCATGACCGTGCCGCGCCGGCCGCGGGCGATGGTCTCGACGAGGAAGGTATCGGTGGCCGACGCGAGCAGCACCGGGTTCGCGAGCGCCGGGCCCTCGCCACCCTCGCCGGCTGCGCCGTGACAGCCGGCGCAGGTCGACGCGAACACCTGCGCGCCACGGTCGGCACTCGCGTCGACCCAGCGGCCGGGGCGCGTATCGGGCTCGTGTGCAGTGCCGCCGAGCGCGCGCACGTGCGACACGACGGCGTCGATCTCGTCGGGCCGCAAGCCGCCGTCACGGGCCCACGCCGGCATCCGTCGGCCAGGCCGTCCGCTCCGCACCGTCTCGGCAATGAAGTCGTTCGACACGAGCGCGAGGAAGTCGGGATTGGCGACCGACGGAAACGACACCAGCCCTGGCAGTCGGCGCCCGGCGCCGTCGTTGCCATGGCAGCCCGCGCAGAAGGCCCCGTAGATGGTCGCGCCGTCGGCGGCGAACTCGCGCTCGCCGAGCTTGGTCGCCCGCACGCGGTCGCGCGACAGGAATTCGTCGGCGAGCGGCATGCGACGCAGCGACAGCACGTACATCGTCAGCAGGTCGATGTCCGCGTCGCCGAGCGGGACGGGCGGCATCTGCGAGCCGACCACGACACTGGCCGGCGATCGGAAGTGCTCGGCGCGGAAGTTCGCGATGGTGGGCTCGCCGGGAACGAACTGGAACGGCGTGAGCGCCGGGTCCTTCAGGCCGGCGATCGAGAGATCGGGGCCCTCGTCTCCGCCCACGCCGCTCACCGTGTGGCACCCGAGACATCCCGACGCGTGGAACTGGCTCTTGGCCTCGACGAGCTTCGGCGCGGCCACTCGCGTCGCGAGGAACGTCGCAAGCAGGCGTCGATCCGTTTCGGAGATCGCGCCGAACGATGCCTTCCACGGTCCGGCCGTCGCCTCCCCCGACTTCCTCAGATGCGCGTCGTACCAGGCGGGGTCGTAGCCGGCGAGCGCGACGCGGCTGAGGTCGGGTCCCTCCATCCCGCCTCCGTCCGGCCGGATCGTGCCGCCGCGCCCGTCGACACGATGACACGCCAGGCAGTCGAGTCGCTCGAAGGCGGCCTGCGCACGGCGGAGCCCCTCCCGCTCCGGCACGCCGAGCGTCGCGTGGCAGCGGCCGCAGCCCGCGTAGCTGAAGCGCGCGGGAATCATCGGGTCGGGCCAGAAGTGCACGTCTCCGTGCGCGTCGGCTTTCTCGGTGGCCTGGCCCTGACCCGCGTGGCACGCGGTGCACCCGAAGTCGGTGACGTCGTGGACGACGGGCGGGTGAGGTGACAGTACGTCGCGGCCGCGCACCTCCGATTCGCCGGGAGCCATCGACACATGACACGACACGCAACGGTCCGCGACCCCGAGACCGGGGTTCACGACCTGGCGCAATTGCACCGGAATCGGCCCCGCCTCGGAGCGCCCGCTCGCCTGGATCTGACGCCACTCCTTGAAGACGTTCTCCTGGGCCGCCGCCACGACGAGCAGCAGCAGCACCGCGACGCTGCTCACGAGCAGGAGGTACTTGTTCTTCTGCATGGCTCAGTGCCCAGGCCAGTCGGCCGGCGACCAGTAGAAGTCCCAGTTGGGCCCGCGGAAGTAGGTGCCGATGATCGTCAGCACCAGGAAGCCCATCAGGAAGCACGTGAAGAGACCAAGCGCTCCGGCCCGCGCCGACTGGTACCTGCGGATGCACCAGATGGAATACGCCGCGTACACCGCGGTGAGCAGCGTCGCCGGGTTGACGAACGTCACGACGAGCTGCGGGATCTCCGGGAACCACTCCCGCAGCCAGCCGAAGCGGATGGCGAAGGCCTCGATCAGGATCGGCGCGGCGAGGCCGATGACGATCGACAGGCGAACGAGCGGCCATCCACCAGGCCCGCCGAACCACACCCCCGTGCCGTCACGCTCGCGATCGAGATAGGGAATGAGCGCCAGGCCCAGGATGACGACCGCCGGAATGACGATGCCCCCCATGAAGGCCGAGAACGACACCATCTCCTGGAGGCCGAGGAAGTACCAGGGCGCCTTCGCGGGGTTCTCGGGCACGCCGGGGTTGGCGAGCTCCTTGAGCGGCGCGTCCGACACGAGCGCGAAGGCGATGCAGATGAGCAGCGTCAGCATCAGCACGCCGAGCTCGGCGTAGAAGAGGTGCGGCATCGACGGCACCGTGTGCTCCGGGCCGCGCCCGACCGCCTCGGTCCGCCCGCGGACGATGGCGGCGAGCTGGTAGGTCTTCGCCGGGGCCTCCGTGAACACGGGGTAGGTCTCCTCGCGCGGGAGCGCCGCGAGGCGCGCGTCGGCATCGGCGGGCTTTGCGAGGCCGCCATCCTTCCGGATGCGCCAGAAGTGCACCCCGACGAGCGCGGCCAGCGCGAGCGGCAGCACCATCACGTGCAGCAGATAGAAGCGGATGAGCGCCTCCGGCCCGACGATGTCCGATCCGAGCAGGAGCAGCCGCTGGAAGCCGCCGGGGTCGAACACCTCGGTGACGCCGAGCGCGTCGGTCACCTCGCGCGGCGACTGCGCGATGTTCGCGCCGATGGTGATGGCCCAGTAGGCGAGCTGATCCCAGGGCAGCAGGTACCCGGTGAACGACAGGCCCAGCGTGACGACGAGCAGCAGCAGCCCGATGACCCAGTTGTACTCGCGCGGAGCGCGATACGCGGCCGTGTAGAACACCCGGGCCATGTGGAGGATCACGGCCACCACCATGACGTTGCCGGCCCACCGGTGGATGTTGCGCATGAAGCGGCCGGTCGGCACGACGAAGTGGATGTCCTTGATCGAGTCGTACGCGGCGTCCGGGAACGGCTTGTAATAGAACATCAGCATGACGCCGGTCACGAGCGTGATGAGGAAGGCCGCGATGCTCGCGATGCCGAGGCCGAAGGTCGTGGTCCAGCGCAAGCTCCAGCGGTGCGTACGCACGCTGTGCAGGTGCAGGAACACGTTGCCGAAGACGAACGTCGACCGTGTGCGATCCGTCGCGGGCGACCCGGAGCGGAACGCGCTCTCGTAAAGGCGGCGCGGCGCCGCCTTCAGGTCGTCGACGAAGCCGCGCAGCGCGTCGCGGCCGGTGGTGGCGGTCGACATCACGCCTCCCTCGTCCCGGCGGGCACCACCGTGCCCTCGTCGACCACGACCGCGCCGCCGCTCGTCCGGACCGCGAGCCACGGGAGCGCGCGCGGCGCCGGTCCACGCGTCACCGTGCCATCGGCCGCGAAGTGCGACCCGTGACAGGGACACTCGAAGCCGGCCGCCGTGGCCTTCACGACGCACCCGAGGTGCGTGCAGATGAGCGACACCGCGTGCACGCCGCCCTCGTCGCGGAAGACGGCCACCGCGCGCCCGGGTGGCACGAAGGGCTCGCCCGGCGGGAGGTTCTCGGGCAGCGAGACCCGGAAGGTCTTCGACGGCGAGGCCAGCACGGCGGCCTTCGGCAGGCGCATCATGCCGATCAGGCCGAAGAGCAGCGCCCCGGTCATCGTCCAGAGCGAGGTCAGTCCCAGCCAGTCGCGGCGCGAGATCGGCTCGGGATCGAGCCGCGAACGGGGCGGCCGTGGTGACACCGTCATGCCGTCCTCCAGAGGGTGCAGTAGGTGACGCGCTCCATCGCGATGGCCTCGACCGGACACCGCATGACGCACGCCGCGCACCGGATGCAGCGGTCTTCGTCCTTGAGGATGGCGGAGTGTTCGGCGGGGTCGATGCCCTCGCCGAGCAGCTCGTCCATCGCGCGACGCAACTCGGGAGTCTGGGCCATGTCGCTGAGCGACACGAGCTTCAGGCAGAGCGTCGGACAGACATCGACGCAGCCGCCGCACAGCACGCAGCGGCTGCCGTCGAAGACAGGCGTGACGCCGCAGTCGAGGCATCGGGACGCCTCGCGCATCGCGCGCCCGCGGTCGTAGCCGAGCTCGACTTGAGCGTCCGGATGCCGCAGACGTTCGTGCGGCTCGGCGAGCGGTACGGGCACGCGCCTGATCGACTCGTAGCCCCGCTCGCGCCGGTACCCGTCGAGCGTCAGGTGCGCCGTCAGCGTGTCGACATCGAGCCGGCGGCCCGTGAGGTGCTCGTACACCGACCGTGCGGCAGCCTTGCCCGAGGCGACCGCGTCGATGAGCAGCCGTGTGCCGTGCGCCAGGTCGCCGGCGAGGAAGACGCCCGGCGCCGTGGTCGCGAGCGTTTTCGCGTCGACCTTCGGCCAGCCCGGGCGGAATCGCTCGACGTCCTGCCCGCCCTCGTCGAGGAACGAGAGCACCGGCGCCTGCCCGACCGAGAGCAGCACCGTGTCGCACTCGACCCGCAGCCGCTCGTCATCGTCGTAGAGCGGCGCGAAGCGACGCGCCTCGTCGTAGACGCGCAGACAGCGGCGGAACAGCACCGCCGCGACCATGCCGCGCTCGTCGCGCTCGATCTCGACCGGCCCCCAGCCGTTCAGGCGCTCGATGCCCTCTTCGTCGCCTTCGAGGATCTCGACCGTGTCGGCGGGCATGTCCTCGAGGCCTTCGAGCGACGCCAGTTTCACGCTCGCGGTGCCGGGCAGGCGCGCGGCCGTGCGCGCCGCGTCGTAGGCGATCTGTCGCACCACCGTGCGGGCGACGTCATACGCCACGTTCCCGCCGCCGATGACGACGACGTTCCGCCCGAGGTCGAGCGCCTCGCCGAGTGCCGCGGCCCGCAGCAAATCGACGCCACCGTAGACACGCGGACCCTGTTCGCCTGGCAGGCCGAGGGCGCGCGACGACTTCGCGCCGACCGCGATGACAATGGCGGCGAAGTCGCGTCGGAGTTGTTCGAAGGTGACGTCGCGTCCCACCGTGACGCCACAGTGAATCTTCACGCCGAGCGCGCGAATGACGTCGACTTCCTTCTCGATGACCTCGCGCGGCAGCCGGTAGGCCGGTACGCCGACCGCCAGCATGCCTGCGGGTACGGGCTCCGTCTCGAAGACGACCGGCGCGCAGCCGAGCAGCGCCAGGTCGTGCGCCGCCGAGAGCCCGGCAGGTCCGGCCCCGATGATCGCGACCCGTTCGCCGGACGCCAGCGAAAGCCTGCCCTCGAGTGTCGAGCGAAGCAGCGCCGCCATCTCGTCGGCATTGGCGGCGACGGGCGGCATGAAGTCGCGGACGGCGTCGAGCACGTCGGCCGGCGGACGCGCTTCGGGCCCGGACTGCTCGCACACGAAGCGTTTCAGCGCGCGGATGGCGATCGGTCGATCTGTGGCCACGAATCGTCCGTCGTCGTCAACGCGCGGGACCTTGCCGCGGCGACAGGCGGCCTCGCACGGCGCACCACAGATGCGCCCGCAGATCGAGGCGAACGGATTCGGCCCGCGCGCGATGAGATACGCGTCGTCGAAGCGGCCCTCCGCAATGGCCCGCACGTAGCCGCGTGCGTCGGTGTGCACGGGACACGCGACCTGGCACGAGATCAACTCGTGGTGGTACCGCTCGCCGGGCACGTCGACGCGCAGAGGATTCATGGCCGGGCCTGTGGCAAGGGTCGGGCCCCTCGTGGCAGGACGAGGGCTGCCGCGCGGTGAGCGGCGTCGCCCATCAGGCACGGCAACCCCATCTCGGCGTTGCGCTGGGGCGTCGCGAGCAGGGCAGCCAACGTCCACTTCGAGAGCACGCCGGTGATGGCCTCGTGCAGGTCTCGCGTCGCCCGGTGAAAGCTGCACACGCTGGCGTCGGCGACGGTAGCTTGACAGTAGTCGCCGACGATGGTGCCCTGACAGGCCTCCACGACATCGAGAAGCGTCACGTCCTCGGGCGCCATGGCGAGACGGACGCCGCCCGTGGC
The Acidobacteriota bacterium DNA segment above includes these coding regions:
- a CDS encoding FAD-dependent oxidoreductase, producing the protein MNPLRVDVPGERYHHELISCQVACPVHTDARGYVRAIAEGRFDDAYLIARGPNPFASICGRICGAPCEAACRRGKVPRVDDDGRFVATDRPIAIRALKRFVCEQSGPEARPPADVLDAVRDFMPPVAANADEMAALLRSTLEGRLSLASGERVAIIGAGPAGLSAAHDLALLGCAPVVFETEPVPAGMLAVGVPAYRLPREVIEKEVDVIRALGVKIHCGVTVGRDVTFEQLRRDFAAIVIAVGAKSSRALGLPGEQGPRVYGGVDLLRAAALGEALDLGRNVVVIGGGNVAYDVARTVVRQIAYDAARTAARLPGTASVKLASLEGLEDMPADTVEILEGDEEGIERLNGWGPVEIERDERGMVAAVLFRRCLRVYDEARRFAPLYDDDERLRVECDTVLLSVGQAPVLSFLDEGGQDVERFRPGWPKVDAKTLATTAPGVFLAGDLAHGTRLLIDAVASGKAAARSVYEHLTGRRLDVDTLTAHLTLDGYRRERGYESIRRVPVPLAEPHERLRHPDAQVELGYDRGRAMREASRCLDCGVTPVFDGSRCVLCGGCVDVCPTLCLKLVSLSDMAQTPELRRAMDELLGEGIDPAEHSAILKDEDRCIRCAACVMRCPVEAIAMERVTYCTLWRTA
- a CDS encoding molybdopterin-dependent oxidoreductase; amino-acid sequence: MSTQIPRRDFFGMMTAAGLGGLVASTVDVWGLSAPDNPLASYPDRGWERVYRDLWKYDSTFTFTCAPNDTHNCLLNAYVRNGVVVRIGPTMKYGQAEDLLGNKTTSRWDPRVCQKGLALTRRFYGDRRVNGCMVRAGFKQWYEAGFPRQADGLPERQYFNRGRDEWVRITHDEGATIAAAVAKNIAETYSGDEGRKRLLAQKYDEVVVDATRGAGVQTMKFRGGMPLLGVTRVFGLYRLANSMALLDAHVRKVGPDAALGAKGFDNYSWHTDLPPGHPMVSGQQTVEWDLSAVEHCQTVVVWGMNWITTKMPDAHWLTEARLKGTKVVVIACEYSATACKGDDVIVVRPGTTPALALGLAHVLFRDRLYDADYVKQWTDLPVLVRMDTLKHLRAEEVFGPGLAELKQTQVLEKGDREPPPIAQTKAVVTSEMRAEWGDFVWWDRRASGPRPLSRDMVGQASPVVDPQLEGSVEVRLHDGTTVRCRPVFDLVKEYAAHFDPKTTEEITWAPAAAVQQLARHIARAPGTTLFALGMGPNQFFNSDNKDRDTMLVAALTGNIGKVGGNIGSYAGNYRTALFNGCPQYINENPFDIELDAAKPARPRQYWRAESAHYYNHEDHPLKVGHTLLTGSTHIPAPTKSMWFANANSILGNVKWHFNTVLNVLPRIEMIAVHEWWWSASCEWADLVFGVDSWAELKHPDMTASVTNPFLAVFPKTPIERVFDSKGDIEILALVGAKLAELTGDRRFRDYWRFVDEGRADVYLQRVLDHSTNTKGYRFEDLHEKAIRGVPALLNSRTSPKVVGYDQVVDSKPWYTKSGRLEFYRDEDEFIEAGENLPVHREPVDSTFYEPNVIVAPKHEAIRATQPEEYGARRDDLSCETRCGRNVVLTWAETRQTKHPRAKEGFSFIFHTPKYRHGSHTTPIDTDMIAVLFGPFGDLYRHDKRSPFVTEGYVDINPSDAKDLGVDDGDYVWIDPDPEDRPFRGWEKNTRDMEFARLLCRARYYPGTPRGVTRMWFNMYTATPGSVDGQRGRADGLAKNPRTGYQAMFRSGSHQSATRGWLKPTWMTDSLVHKTMFGQGLRKGFEPDIHCPTGAPREAIVKITRAEPGGLEKQGLWRPAALGIRPRYESDAMKKYLAGGFVGKRGENV
- a CDS encoding Rrf2 family transcriptional regulator; the protein is MLGKTTLSAIRALLYLTQQQSPACLSPRHIAAALGESPTYLAKVLRHLVKAGVLRAERGATGGVRLAMAPEDVTLLDVVEACQGTIVGDYCQATVADASVCSFHRATRDLHEAITGVLSKWTLAALLATPQRNAEMGLPCLMGDAAHRAAALVLPRGARPLPQARP
- a CDS encoding Rieske 2Fe-2S domain-containing protein, which encodes MTVSPRPPRSRLDPEPISRRDWLGLTSLWTMTGALLFGLIGMMRLPKAAVLASPSKTFRVSLPENLPPGEPFVPPGRAVAVFRDEGGVHAVSLICTHLGCVVKATAAGFECPCHGSHFAADGTVTRGPAPRALPWLAVRTSGGAVVVDEGTVVPAGTREA
- a CDS encoding c-type cytochrome; this encodes MQKNKYLLLVSSVAVLLLLVVAAAQENVFKEWRQIQASGRSEAGPIPVQLRQVVNPGLGVADRCVSCHVSMAPGESEVRGRDVLSPHPPVVHDVTDFGCTACHAGQGQATEKADAHGDVHFWPDPMIPARFSYAGCGRCHATLGVPEREGLRRAQAAFERLDCLACHRVDGRGGTIRPDGGGMEGPDLSRVALAGYDPAWYDAHLRKSGEATAGPWKASFGAISETDRRLLATFLATRVAAPKLVEAKSQFHASGCLGCHTVSGVGGDEGPDLSIAGLKDPALTPFQFVPGEPTIANFRAEHFRSPASVVVGSQMPPVPLGDADIDLLTMYVLSLRRMPLADEFLSRDRVRATKLGEREFAADGATIYGAFCAGCHGNDGAGRRLPGLVSFPSVANPDFLALVSNDFIAETVRSGRPGRRMPAWARDGGLRPDEIDAVVSHVRALGGTAHEPDTRPGRWVDASADRGAQVFASTCAGCHGAAGEGGEGPALANPVLLASATDTFLVETIARGRRGTVMPGFLTATPVRPALARHDIEAVVAHLRALQGEVP
- a CDS encoding dehydrogenase, producing MARVYNWQLGREMSYWYPESRPDRQFAAVFDTNKCIACQTCTLACKTTWTSGKGQEYMLWNNVETKPYGSYPLAYDLKLLEMLDGQRWNGSRYEGQTIFESAPAGERVLGWRPEEQDYAYPNVGEDDCAGQVDHGAMMSGTHMSWFFYLARICNHCTYPACLSACPRGSIYKRKEDGIVLVDQGRCRGYQECVRACPYKKVFFNQMTGTSEKCIACFPKIELGIQPQCFVNCIGKIRLAGWLSKPNEARADNPIDYLVHVRKVALPLFPQLGLEPNVYYIPPIHAPMSFNDQLFGPGSAAAVEAYRKAPQDKDLAGLLCLFGSTEAIVTRWRRQGDLVTGTDEKGSEVVRVPLNEPVHVRPAQDVKNLLVRTNCP
- a CDS encoding cytochrome b N-terminal domain-containing protein, producing the protein MSTATTGRDALRGFVDDLKAAPRRLYESAFRSGSPATDRTRSTFVFGNVFLHLHSVRTHRWSLRWTTTFGLGIASIAAFLITLVTGVMLMFYYKPFPDAAYDSIKDIHFVVPTGRFMRNIHRWAGNVMVVAVILHMARVFYTAAYRAPREYNWVIGLLLLVVTLGLSFTGYLLPWDQLAYWAITIGANIAQSPREVTDALGVTEVFDPGGFQRLLLLGSDIVGPEALIRFYLLHVMVLPLALAALVGVHFWRIRKDGGLAKPADADARLAALPREETYPVFTEAPAKTYQLAAIVRGRTEAVGRGPEHTVPSMPHLFYAELGVLMLTLLICIAFALVSDAPLKELANPGVPENPAKAPWYFLGLQEMVSFSAFMGGIVIPAVVILGLALIPYLDRERDGTGVWFGGPGGWPLVRLSIVIGLAAPILIEAFAIRFGWLREWFPEIPQLVVTFVNPATLLTAVYAAYSIWCIRRYQSARAGALGLFTCFLMGFLVLTIIGTYFRGPNWDFYWSPADWPGH